From the Brassica napus cultivar Da-Ae chromosome A8, Da-Ae, whole genome shotgun sequence genome, one window contains:
- the LOC106381662 gene encoding mucin-17-like isoform X2 — protein sequence MDYDDSDFQNQNLHLAGEANTKFPPVSLPRFDFDEHLRFDSLVETEAFLGIEGNEDSNWIEDFSRASSGVVFSSAATESCAISRHTNVWSEATSSESVEMLLNSVGQDDQVIVREKDNSIRKSGELGCTMDQFEPGLETILSKEETPTNPSVDDTPGDSCKTDAAQEQVPLKDDSPTLVEEEPEDNAILASNTAAVPVEVVDTACHDKIGTETTHSLLDQTVAENNAVLAHVSSAGLDSVGTETTDSVHNQTLTEEASMEENSVVLPSDTGTVEAVDTGGHANIRTETTDSLLDQTEDEANTESRMEIDCSHGTVQTGVSASGELNNHNQTTLLPEVFNDENDISDHTAKSDLKDMELSDVTVLERGDQALSALEVAEPDVSGTQCQDLPVSSANTSATVEASLELTGVLPNTTSSEHESTFQTQTHTEILRVETSESVNVSLMDSMVESTYGDVSTKGDNKEGSARISYLKQSMELAVNANDRDQDAKSSQVLSESFVSESVGYVSRDSASKLVESNSQSDTIPKEIPGTMIDIKECEAFPLKPEESQHLSQDGASAVSLTASVDLHMVTTSSEANEQVNFSVTEKVLSGEPENCQTVSPVEASNSGIHIAQQPSKHTEDTQQSTQFLDGCPTSEGSKDAVDADAAGQVLPQQCEETILEKNLTEVVNVPETRSILDKDALNENSKASSLANLRSEAVADCQEEDKTAASGRIMTSATSVSYPAGTMIDGKECEAFPLKPEESQHLSQDGAPAVSLTSSVDLHMVTTSSEANEQVNFSVTEKVLSGEPENCQTVPPVEASNSGSPIVQQPRKQTENPRASSLAKTATGGIKTVATPVSHPTGGVIEVGVSCASTSSEPFVKSHVTGTENAATDLGSHVISSPARKMTELQLNKTEEQNTLSLMATESPALDRNPTSSSGLNLTSDPRKAVEISKTTLVSPMVVGSLSKSSLEKTAAKSSKTKSERKPRRTPKSAGKETSRKGNSVKGAAPFQHFQSAGQANAVNQSSGSSIQITHSTEKQQSLQTPVLNSFGTLSAPTTSLPDMNSTAPSSIFRRPFTDSQQVQLRAQIFVYGGLIQGTAPDEAYMISAFGGADGGRGTWEKAWRACAVRAQRMRVSSPETPLQSRAGKTETPSMSHTSSKVSSATKPIIPLSSPLWSLSTPLETLQSRSIQRGSAAAPLPSSSHAHQAASVTNIGHNTAWMSPLPYPNPWLASPQTSGFDVGSRFPVFPITESVKLTPTKESSLPYSGGKHVLSGTSGNVFKGTQTIEPASTVVAPAQHSTGTKSRKRKKMPVSVESDPSILNSLQQTEVVVSPLVSISTPVPITAAPGSLTSNAGTLPSVDSISAVPMNLVSTFPGKKMKSSLQSPIFGGNLVSEVKQRSVLPADTIDKLNEAKMHAEDASALATAAVSHSEYVWKQIEQQRHAGLQPETQGRLASAAVAIAAAAAVAKAAAAAANVAANAAFQAKLMAEEASLPSLSYQGNELHKSNDVLTQGQGTPASVLKGEGAVVSSSPFLSAAREAAKKRVEAATAATKRAENVESIVKAAELASEAVSQAGILVSMGHPPSLNKLVEVGPSNYWRQAQESEKVQPCKVGVLEKETETTSDRGFASPSTAHTELDGSVRAADGLGLVSATGKKTNGQKGHISADVAKHTAVVFEPEVGSKSSIDTQTESEQIMKKTNDECIKEGSHVEVFKEGPELRTAWYSANVLSLEDGKAYVLFSDLSVEQGTDKLKEWVALKGEGDEAPKIRTARSITALPYEGTRKRRRAAIGDPVWKIGDRVDSWVHDSWLEGVITEKNKNDENTVTVHFPAQGETLTIKAWNLRPSLVWKYGRWIECSTSGENICSSHEGDTPKEKRPRLGAPSPVAEGKDTKMETVVDPDLGKPPQTGVLDLGVSETTFNIGRKEGNPGPLRMKRTGLQTQGAKVIYGVPKPGKTRKFMDVSKHYISEASNQTRKQKEPAKAVKPIVPQNPGPGSWRLPSKPREKQTTTTTKPKTFKPAPKTKEKPVAAPRIIPRKDSRSTTSSNMESEDAVGQSGENKGPASTSRDPAKGTGEEQITSSSQQGQDTCSQSSTTGKGKVAPTAGRLAKIEEAKALDDNSSKTSDGMEPRRSVRRIQPTSRLLEGLQTSMMTSKIPSMSHSRSHQSQRKK from the exons ATGGATTATGATGACAGTGACTTTCAAAACCAGAATCTCCATTTAGCTGGTGAAGCTAACACTAAGTTTCCTCCGGTGTCTCTTCCAAGGTTTGATTTTGACGAGCATCTGAGGTTTGATAGTTTAGTCGAAACTGAGGCTTTTCTTGGTATTGAGGGTAACGAAGATAGTAACTGGATTGAGGATTTCTCTCGTGCAAGTAGTGGTGTAGTCTTTAGCTCAGCTGCAACAGAGTCTTGTGCCATTTCTAGGCATACTAATGTTTGGTCTGAGGCTACTTCCTCAGAATCCGTTGAAATGCTTTTGAATTCAGTTGGACAGGACGACCAAGTCATTgtaagagagaaagataatTCTATCAGGAAATCTGGTGAGCTAGGCTGCACAATGGATCAATTCGAGCCTGGCCTTGAGACTATTCTTTCCAAAGAGGAAACTCCCACCAACCCTTCTGTGGATGATACTCCAGGAGACTCCTGCAAGACAGATGCTGCACAGGAACAGGTCCCGCTGAAAGATGACTCACCAACTCTTGTGGAGGAGGAGCCGGAAGATAATGCCATTTTGGCTTCAAATACAGCCGCTGTGCCTGTAGAGGTTGTGGATACTGCTTGTCATGATAAGATAGGGACTGAGACAACCCATAGTCTTCTTGACCAAACCGTTGCGGAAAATAATGCAGTTTTAGCTCATGTGAGTTCGGCTGGTCTTGATTCGGTAGGAACTGAGACGACTGACAGTGTTCATAACCAAACCCTTACGGAAGAGGCATCCATGGAGGAAAACAGTGTCGTTTTACCTTCAGATACCGGGACTGTAGAGGCTGTGGATACTGGTGGTCATGCCAATATAAGAACTGAGACTACTGATAGTCTTCTTGACCAAACAGAAGACGAAGCCAACACAGAATCAAGGATGGAAATCGATTGTAGCCACGGAACTGTACAGACTGGGGTTTCTGCTAGTGGTGAGTTGAATAATCATAATCAGACCACTTTGCTTCCAGAGGTTTTCAATGATGAAAATGATATCAGCGACCACACTGCTAAGTCTGATCTGAAGGATATGGAGCTATCCGATGTCACGGTACTAGAAAGAGGGGACCAAGCTCTCTCTGCTCTTGAGGTAGCTGAACCAGACGTTTCAGGGACCCAATGCCAAGATCTTCCTGTCAGCAGTGCCAATACCAGCGCAACTGTTGAAGCATCTTTGGAACTCACTGGGGTATTACCAAATACAACAAGCAGTGAACATGAATCTACTTTTCAGACTCAGACACATACAGAGATACTTCGAGTTGAGACTTCAGAAAGTGTTAATGTTTCACTAATGGACTCAATGGTTGAATCCACATATGGTGATGTGTCTACGAAGGGTGACAATAAGGAAGGTAGTGCTCGCATATCTTATCTCAAACAAAGCATGGAATTAGCTGTCAATGCCAATGATAGAGATCAGGATGCCAAGAGCTCTCAAGTCTTATCTGAAAGCTTTGTATCCGAGTCTGTTGGTTATGTTTCAAGAGACTCTGCATCCAAGCTGGTGGAGTCAAATTCTCAGTCTGACACCATTCCAAAAGAAATTCCAG GGACTATGATTGACATTAAAGAATGTGAAGCCTTTCCTCTCAAACCTGAAGAATCGCAACATCTAAGCCAAGATGGAGCTTCTGCTGTCAGTCTTACAGCTTCAGTAGATTTACATATGGTGACTACATCATCTGAGGCTAATGAGCAAGTCAATTTCTCTGTAACCGAGAAGGTTTTATCTGGCGAACCTGAAAATTGCCAAACTGTTTCACCTGTGGAAGCAAGTAATTCAGGGATTCATATTGCACAACAACCTAGCAAGCATACTGAAGATACTCAGCAAAGTACACAATTTCTCGATGGTTGTCCTACCTCTGAAGGGTCAAAGGATGCAGTAGATGCTGATGCCGCTGGACAAGTTTTGCCTCAGCAGTGCGAGGAaacaattttagaaaaaaatctaacagaAGTTGTAAACGTCCCtg AGACTCGGTCAATCCTGGACAAGGATGCCTTAAATGAAAACTCTAAAGCTAGCTCCTTGGCTAATCTTCGGAGTGAAGCTGTGGCAGATTGCCAGGAAGAGGATAAGACTGCTGCATCCGGTAGGATTATGACATCTGCGACTTCTGTTTCATACCCCGCAG GGACAATGATTGACGGTAAAGAATGTGAAGCATTTCCTCTCAAACCTGAAGAATCGCAACATCTAAGCCAAGATGGAGCACCTGCTGTCAGTCTTACATCTTCAGTAGATTTACATATGGTGACTACATCATCTGAGGCTAATGAGCAAGTCAATTTCTCTGTAACCGAGAAGGTTTTATCTGGCGAACCTGAAAATTGTCAAACTGTTCCACCCGTGGAAGCAAGTAATTCAGGGAGTCCTATTGTACAACAACCTAGGAAGCAGAC TGAAAACCCTAGAGCTAGCTCCTTGGCTAAGACTGCTACCGGTGGGATTAAGACAGTTGCGACTCCTGTTTCACACCCCACAG GTGGTGTAATTGAAGTAGGAGTGTCCTGTGCTTCTACAAGTTCTGAGCCTTTTGTAAAGTCCCATGTTACTGGAACTGAAAACGCTGCTACAGATTTAGGGTCTCATGTCATTTCTTCCCCAGCTCGTAAGATGACCGAACTACAACTTAATAAGACAGAGGAACAGAATACTTTGAGTTTGATGGCTACCGAATCTCCGGCCTTGGATAGAAACCCGACCTCCAGCAGTGGGCTGAACTTGACTTCCGATCCAAGGAAAGCAGTGGAAATTTCCAAAACTACCCTTGTCTCTCCG ATGGTGGTGGGATCTCTGTCAAAATCTAGCTTAGAGAAAACAGCTGCGAAGTCTTCGAAAACAAAATCTGAGCGTAAACCCAGGCGAACACCTAAATCTGCAGGAAAAGAGACTTCTAGAAAAGGAAATAGTGTAAAGGGAGCTGCACCTTTTCAACATTTTCAAAGTGCAGGCCAAGCAAATGCTGTTAATCAAAGTTCTGGTTCTTCTATTCAAATCACACACTCTACTGAGAAACAGCAAAGTCTTCAGACTCCTGTTCTTAATTCGTTTGGTACCCTTTCAGCCCCCACGACTAGTCTACCGGATATGAATTCTACTGCTCCCTCAAGCATTTTTCGTCGACCTTTCACTGACTCGCAACAAGTGCAACTACGCGCACAGATTTTTGTTTATGGTGGTCTGAT CCAAGGGACAGCACCCGATGAAGCTTATATGATATCTGCATTTGGTGGTGCAG ATGGTGGGAGAGGCACTTGGGAGAAAGCATGGCGTGCTTGTGCTGTGAGGGCTCAGAGAATGCGTGTTTCTAGTCCTGAAACGCCATTGCAATCACGTGCAG GGAAGACAGAGACCCCGTCAATGAGTCACACCAGTAGCAAAGTGAGTTCAGCGACGAAACCCATAATTCCACTCTCATCACCTTTATGGAGTTTGTCAACTCCCCTCGAAACTTTACAATCAAGAAGCATTCAGAGAGGTTCAGCTGCTGCACCACTGCCTTCTTCATCACATGCTCATCAAGCTGCATCAGTTACGAATATTGGACATAATACGGCTTGGATGTCCCCTCTCCCTTACCCCAACCCGTGGCTTGCTTCTCCGCAGACCAGTGGGTTCGATGTTGGTTCTCGTTTCCCCGTTTTCCCGATCACCGAATCTGTAAAATTGACACCCACAAAAGAATCGTCCTTGCCTTACTCTGGCGGTAAGCATGTTCTGAGTGGAACTTCTGGCAATGTTTTCAAAGGGACACAAACAATTGAGCCAGCCAGTACCGTTGTAGCACCTGCTCAACACTCCACTGGGACGAAATCAAGGAAACGGAAGAAAATGCCAGTCTCTGTGGAGTCTGATCCAAGCATTTTGAATTCGCTACAGCAGACAGAAGTAGTTGTCTCACCTCTTGTTTCTATATCAACACCTGTACCTATTACAGCTGCTCCGGGTAGTCTGACTTCTAACGCAGGCACCCTGCCCAGTGTTGATTCCATCTCTGCAGTCCCTATGAACCTGGTATCTACGTTCCCTGGgaagaaaatgaaatcatcTTTGCAATCCCCAATTTTTGGTGGTAACCTTGTATCTGAAGTTAAGCAGAGATCTGTGTTGCCGGCAGATACCATTGATAAGCTTAATGAGGCTAAGATGCATGCAGAGGATGCTTCTGCTCTCGCTACTGCAGCCGTTAGTCACAGCGAATACGTATGGAAGCAGATAGAGCAACAGAGGCATGCTGGCCTCCAGCCAGAAACTCAAGGCAGATTAGCTTCCGCTGCTGTTGCCATAGCTGCTGCCGCTGCAGTGGCAAAGGCTGCAGCTGCCGCCGCCAATGTCGCAGCTAATGCGGCATTTCAGGCAAAATTAATGGCTGAAGAAGCATCCCTTCCTAGTCTTTCTTATCAGGGTAATGAACTCCACAAGTCAAATGATGTACTAACTCAAGGCCAGGGTACCCCTGCTTCTGTCTTGAAGGGTGAAGGTGCAGTGGTCAGCTCCAGTCCGTTCCTTAGTGCTGCCAGAGAGGCGGCTAAGAAGAGGGTCGAGGCTGCCACAGCGGCCACCAAACGAGCTGAAAATGTGGAGTCTATTGTTAAGGCAGCAGAACTGGCATCAGAGGCGGTTTCACAAGCTGGAATACTTGTTTCAATGGGTCATCCTCCGTCGCTCAATAAGCTGGTGGAGGTGGGTCCAAGTAATTATTGGAGGCAGGCTCAAGAATCTGAGAAAGTGCAGCCTTGTAAAGTGGGTGTATTAGAAAAAGAAACTGAGACTACTAGTGATAGAGGTTTTGCTAGTCCCAGCACTGCGCATACTGAGTTGGATGGCTCCGTGAGAGCAGCTGATGGTCTAGGTCTAGTTTCTGCCACTGGAAAGAAAACAAATGGACAGAAAGGTCATATAAGTGCAGACGTGGCTAAACACACTGCTGTAGTTTTCGAGCCAGAAGTTGGGTCAAAATCTTCGATTGACACCCAGACTGAAAGTGAGCAgattatgaaaaaaacaaacgaCGAGTGCATCAAGGAAGGTTCTCATGTAGAG GTTTTCAAGGAAGGACCTGAATTAAGAACCGCATGGTACTCTGCCAATGTATTGAGCTTAGAGGATGGGAAAGCTTATGTGCTGTTCAGTGACCTTTCTGTAGAACAAG GAACAGATAAGCTGAAGGAGTGGGTAGCCCTCAAAGGTGAAGGTGATGAGGCCCCGAAAATAAGAACTGCTCGTTCTATTACTGCCCTGCCATATGAAGGAACCAGGAAGAGGCGTAGAGCTGCCATTGGGGATCCTGTTTGGAAAATTGGAGATAGGGTAGACTCGTGGGTTCATGACAG TTGGTTGGAGGGTGTTATCACGGAGAAGAACAAAAATGATGAAAATACAGTGACTGTGCATTTTCCAG CACAAGGAGAGACTTTGACTATCAAAGCTTGGAATCTTCGTCCTTCTCTTGtatggaaatatggaaggtGGATTGAATGTTCTACTTCAGGAGAAAACATCTGCTCGTCACATGAG GGTGATACTCCAAAGGAGAAGCGTCCTAGACTAGGAGCTCCATCTCCTGTGGCTGAAGGAAAAGACACGAAAATGGAAACTGTAGTTGATCCGGATTTAGGTAAACCGCCTCAGACTGGTGTTCTCGACCTCGGTGTTTCAGAGACTACATTTAACATCGGGAGAAAGGAGGGCAATCCTGGTCCACTCCGAATGAAGAGAACCGGTTTGCAAACGCAGGGAGCAAAAGTGATCTATGGTGTCCCTAAACCTGGAAAGACAAGGAAGTTCATGGACGTGAGCAAACACTACATTTCAGAGGCGAGCAATCAAACTCGGAAACAGAAGGAACCAGCTAAGGCTGTGAAACCAATTGTGCCCCAAAATCCAGGACCAGGGAGCTGGAGATTGCCTTCTAAACCGAGAGAAAAacagacaacaacaacaacgaagCCCAAGACTTTCAAACCTGCGCCCAAGACCAAAGAGAAGCCGGTTGCTGCACCTAGGATAATTCCCCGCAAGGACTCTCGTAGTACAACATCCTCAAATATGGAATCTGAAGATGCCGTTGGTCAGAGTGGAGAGAACAAAGGTCCTGCATCAACTTCCAGGGATCCAGCCAAGGGAACAGGGGAAGAGCAAATCACATCATCTTCACAACAAGGCCAAGATACTTGTTCCCAGTCAAGCACTACTGGTAAAGGGAAAGTAGCTCCTACTGCAGGGAGGTTAGCCAAGATTGAAGAGGCCAAGGCGTTGGATGATAATTCTTCAAAAACATCAGATGGAATGGAACCACGTAGGTCTGTCCGCAGGATTCAGCCAACTTCTAGA CTACTTGAAGGTCTGCAAACATCGATGATGACCTCAAAGATTCCTTCCATGTCACACAGCAGAAGTCACCAAAGTCAAAGGAAAAAGTAA